The Triticum urartu cultivar G1812 chromosome 6, Tu2.1, whole genome shotgun sequence genome includes the window agagttgtatatgatgcaacaagaaagttttgtcaatcctataGGTGCTAACAAAATTTGCAatctccagcgatccatctatggattggtgcaagcatctcggagttggaatatacgctttgataagttgatcaaagcatatagttttatacagacttgcagtgaagcctgtatttacaagaaagtgagtgggagcactacggcatttctgataagtatatgtgaatgacatattgttgatcgaagataatgtagaattattctgcaaagcataaaggagtgtttgaaaagattttttaaagaaagacctcagtgaagctgcttacatattgagcatcaagatccatagagatagatcaagaagcttgataagtttttcaatgagtacataccttgacaagattttgaagtagttcaaaatggaacagtcaaagaaagagttcttgcctgtgttacaaggtgtgaaactgagtaagactcaaagcccgaccacggcagaagatagaaagagaatgaaagtcattccctatgccttggccataggttctataaaatatgccatgttgtgtaccagatctattgtataccctacactgtttttggcaagggagtacaatagtgatctaggagtagatcactggacagcggtcaaaattattcttagtggaataaggatatgtttctcgattatggaggtgacaaaaaggttcgtcgtaaagggttacgtcgatgcaaattttgatactgatccagatgactctaaatctcaatctggatacatattgaaagtgggagcaattagctagagtagctccatgcagagcattgttgacatagaaatttgcgaaatacttacggatctgaagtggcagacccgttgactaaacttctctcacaagcaaaacatgatcacaccttagtactctttgggtgttaatcacatagcgatgtgaactagattattgactctagtaaaccctttgggtgttggtcacatgtcgatgtgaactatgggtgttaatcacatggtgatgtgaactattggtattaaatcacatggcgatgtgaactagattattgactctagtgcaagtgggagactgaaggaaatatgccctagaggcaataataaagttattatttatttccttatatcatgataaatgtttattattcatgctagaattgtattaaccagaaacataatacatgtgtgaatacatagacacacagagtgtcactagtatgcctctacttgactagctcgttgatcaaagatggttatgtttcctaaccatagacatgagttgtcatttgattaacgggatcacatcattaggagaatgatgtgattgacttgacccattccgttagcttagcacttgatcgtttagtttgttgctattgctttcttcatgacttatacatgttcctatgactatgagattatgcaactcccgtttaccggaggaacactttgtgtgctaccaaacgtcacaacgtaactgggtgattataaaggtgctctacaggtgtctccgaaggtacttgttgggttggcgtatttcgatattatgatttgtcactccgattgtcggagaggtatctctgggcccactcggtaatgcacatcacttaagacttgcaagcattgcaactaatgagttagttgcgtgttgatgtattatggaacgagtaaagagacctgccggtaacgagattgaactaggtattgagataccgatgatcgaatctcgggcaagtaacatactgatgacaaagggaacaacgtatgttgttatgcggtttgaccgataaagatcttcgtagaatatgtgggagccaatatgagcatccaggtttcgctattggttattgaccggagacgtgtctcggtcatgtctacatagttctcgaacctgtagggtccgcatgcttaaagttcgatgacggttatattatgagtttatgtgttttgatgtaccgaaggagttcggagtcccggatgagattggggacatgacgaggagtctcgaaatggtcgagacgtaaagatcgatatatggTCGAGGAGGTTGGGGATGCGACGGTGACGGCGTGGTGATGTGGTGGCGTTCGGCGATGGCGTCAACGAGGCAAAGGCCACGGGCGGGCGACGTGCGAGGAAGAAGGAGGGGCGAGGAGGAGGTCCGTTGATGGGGCGGGGCGCCGTCGGGGACGGGCGCCGTCGTCAGGGGTGGAGCAAGGGGGCCATATAGGCCAGGGGAGGTGCGGGGGGGGCCAGCCTGGCTGAGGGAGTGGCCGACTGGGCGGGCCTGTTGGGTCGGTTGGCCCAGGGGAGGGAGGtttcctttttttatttcttctttttctttcgtttattcttttctgttttattttagttACACTTTATTTTTAGTTTAGTAAAATATGACAATAGCTTCAAAAATAGTGTTTCAAAATAACCCACTACCCTAAACAGTTCTGCCTAAAAAATAAATAGTTTATCATTTTATAAAATATCAAAGGCACTTATTTAATCGTTTCTACTACTGTTTTAATCATTTTAGAGTATtaaaacattttataaaagtgggGTTTCTTCACCACAATTAACTTTGCATTACTTGGCACAACTCGgacattttagttttaaagtttgaaaacttttgttgtttgcctttaattcaattttgaatttgaatcggttttgaactatCCTGAGATTAACTAtagtgacagaggtgacgtggAATCATTAGCAGTGTATTAGTGTAGTCTAATTATCTGGGCATCACGTCCAATCAtaattttcatagcaatatttaagtatagcaaattTTTCTGATTTTTAAGGAGTGCCATGATATTTTCAAGCAAAGAACCAACTTCATAAGCATCCTTAAAAGGAAGAAATTCCTTAATTTGCTCAATATCATAGTAACCATAAACATCATTAGCATAGGAACCTAGGATCTTATTATCATCAAACTCACATTGAAAGGGAAGGTGTTTTTTGTCTTTTATAAAACAAGTGAAATCATATATAGAGCacaaattccaagcatagcaatATATATAACATATTAATTTGATCCTTCAAGTGTTTCCCTTTTTGAGACAAGCGATGGCGCACAAAGTAAGCATGCTCTTCTAATGATTTCTCATCAGCTCAACTAGTTGGATTTCTAGCACGAGCACAAATGGATCGAAGATTATCCAAGTAGAAAGCTTCAGTAGTAAGGAATTTAAGTGGCTCCATATCCTTTGTTTTATTTAGTTTTCAACGTGTCAAGGATAAAGGTAGCATAACTAGGCAAGAAAACAAAAACAAGCAaataaatggtgtttgtgtggaGGCACTTGATTTCGTAGATGATgactcctcggcaacggcacCCGAAATTCTTCTACTACTCTCGTAGGAGTTGTTGggtttccctgaagaggaaggtgATGTATCATAGTAGAAGAAAGTATTTCCCTTGGTTAAAAACCAAGGTTTATCGAAGCAGTAGGAGTCACTAAGCTAACAACTTTAGCAATACCTGCACACAAACAAATAATTCTCTTACACCCAACAAAGGCAAAGGCGGTCGCCAATCCTCTTGTTCTTGCTAGTTACAAGATTAAAAGCAAATAGTGATAGGCAGTGCGGAAAAATAGTAAGAGAAATCAATTGTAGTGTTTTTTGTATTGATGAAAGATAGACCCATGGGCCATAGGTTCACTAGTGACATCCCTCTTGAAAACATATAGTGGCATGAtggacaaattactgttgggcaatcgACCGAATAGCGCAAATTATAACTATGATCAGTAATGGAATAACCACACATAGGCATTACATCTGTGATAAGTAGATTGTTAATCCAACTGCATTTATTACTATTACTCCATCCCAAGACCGTTATCCAACATGCATCTCAaattattaagttcataagaaacAAAATATCGCAATAAGCAAGATGATATAATGTAGACAGGAATAGAACAATTGATATGACCAAACCCCgtcgttttatccttagtggcAACAACACAATACATGCATTTGTCCTTCTGTCACTAGACAAGATCAtcacaagattgaacccactacaaatCACCTCTCTACTAAAGATAAATCAATGAAACTTGGCCAAAATAGACGAATATGCCGGAGAGAAATATAAAGCTATAAAATTatccataattcatcggatctcaacaaacatgccacaagaattacatcaaatagattttcgaagagatcattgtattgaagatagatagatagatagatagagagagagagagagaggagagccatctagctacccatatggacccgtaggtcctAAAAAAACTACTTACACATCATCATGGAGGCAACAGGGTTGATGAAGATGACCTCCTCAATGATTCCCTCATCCGACAGAGTGCCAAAACAGGGCTCCAGATGGGATCATGTCAGAATAAAGACTTGCAGCGATGATAAAATTGTTTCGGGTCTCGCTATGAGGGTTTCAGAATATATGTGTATTTATAAGCCAAGAAATAAAGGAATGGAGCACCAGGGGCCCACAAGCCACCCCCGCGCGCCCTACCCACTGGGCGCGCCCTAGTAGCTTGTGCCCCCTCGTGGGTCTTCTTGCCTCATCCCGAATCTTCTAGGGGTATATTATGTTTttttgcgaaacaaaaaacatgtgGAAAGATAGAAACTGACACTGGACACTAAATTAATAGATTAGTTtagaaaaataatataaatgacATAGAAAGCAAACAaaaatgataatataatagcatttaacaataaaaaaatatagatacatttGAGGCATATCAGCTGTGTCAGCGGTCCCTCGGGCTCGAGGACCGTCGTTTTCGAGGAGGAGCGAGCGGCGAGGCAGCAGACGCGATACGACCGGCGCAACACCGCCCGCCGCTTCGCGTTCACGAAGTCCGACGCAGCGCTGGAATGGGTCCACGATGACCCGACCCTCACCATGACGTGggccctccccccccccacccccgccgCAGAGACAACCGCTAGGCGTTGCCGTCACCTTGACGGTGAGCTCGTCAAAATCGACGAGGAGTGGTTGTTTTGAAATATACGCGTAGGAAGCGGATCCTCTAACATAGAGAAGGAAATTCACGGTGCTACAGTACTAGCCTAGtgtaaaatgaaaaagaaaagttAGGGACTGTTAGTAGGTAGTTAACATGTTGTTTACTGTTGATATTTACTATAGATATAAATaatttaaaattaattttatttcatCATCAATTTATTTATATGTAATTACTATAATGTACACAGCAGATCATCGATTTGCAAATTAATTTAAGTCATTTTAACTTTAATTATATAGATAGAAAGAAGAAAAATTAGGATAGTATAGCTTCTCTAACTTTCCTTTTCAATGTTAAAGATCCAATTTCATACACGTATAGTGTTGGATAACCGGCACACAGATGTGGGAGAAAGTTTATGGGATGCTAGGAGATGCCTTAAAGCAAGGGATTAAAAAGACGATCTTGGGTAACTGGATCTGCTATCTCCACGTGTTGTGTTCACGCTCTGGAACAGGAATTCCCCTCACCTCCATTCTCCAAGCGCAACGTGAAAAAGGAAACGAAAAGTAGAGGAGAAGAATCGCAGCTCCATTATAGGAAGACCAAGGCCCTGTTTGGTTTAGCTTTTATTGACGTATTTCGCTGCCGCGCAGCAGAATCTGAATCAAACGACGAACCCAGCAGAATCCGATTTTAGAAATCCGCTGCCAAAATTtgaaccaaaagcggaagcagcCCAGGACGTGCTTTTCAAAATCTGATTCCACTGTGGACCAAAATCTGAAAAAACTGTATCAGCTGGTTTGCCAAATGACCTACATCTTTTTCATATCAGATTTTCCACAGCTGTTTTTTCACAGCAGATTTTTTACAACTAATTTTAGAAATTCACAGCCGAACCAAACAGGCAAGACGAAGACGCGTGCATGTGCAATGTATGTGCGGCACGAACGAGtgatccacccacccaccccatcCGGCCGTCCCAATCCCCTCCACTCCATCCGCCCACACGAGTACAGTGCAGGTTCAGTGCATCCAGCTCCGGCCAGCGCAACTTGTCCCCTGGGAGCGCCAAGGGCGGCCCCCGCCTCCCGTCTCTGTCCCTCGCGCCGATTATTCAATTCCCACCTCCTCCGTCTCTTTCTTCCCTATACCCTCCGCCTCAGCTCGCGCTTTCCCCTTCCTCCCTCCTGTCACAGACTTCTCCTCTCCCCTCTCCTCCTTCTCTTTTTTCCCTGTCGCGGCGGCGATAGGGTTCGGCTTCCgtctcctccccccccccccccccccccccccccccccccccccccccctccggcgGTGGTCGCCTGTAAATGCTTAAGGCCTTCTCCGTCGGCTCGGATCGTGCGGCGGCGGAGGCTCTCTTCTTGGTCGTGCTCTTCTTCTTCCAAGGGATCTCTTCCTTCTCCGGCGATTCGGCATGCCTGCCTTCCACGCATACGGAGGTAAGCGATAGAGAGAGATCCCCTTcatgtttttctttttttcttttccccCGAAGAGAGTCGGGTTGTTGTTTTAGTCGTGGTTCCTTGCAAGGAAAGGTTTGTTCTTGCGTGTCCCTGATGGTGTGTTCTTCGACACAATCAGATGGCGGGTGCCTCGTCTCTGCCCCGGCCGAGCTTTCCGGGATGTTCtgccgcggtggcggagcggtGGTTCAGCAGCGGAAGCGCTCTCTGGTGGCCGCGTCGGCGGTCGCCGCGGCGGCGGCCGAGTGCATGAGGGCCAGCAAGAAGCAGAGGCAGCCCCCGCAGCCGTCCCTGGACCTGCTCCCGGACGAGTGCCTCTTCGAGGTCCTGCGCCGCCTGCCCGGCGGCCGCGAGCGCGCTGACTCCGCGTGCGTCTCCCGCCGCTGGCTCGCGCTCCTCGCCAGCATTCGGGTCTCCGAGCTCGGTCATGCCGCGGCGGCCGCCCCGTCCCTGCCCGATCTCAACGAGGAGTTCGTCATGGAGGAGGATACGGACGACTCCTCCGCAGATCCCTCCGTCGAGAGGGTCCTCGAGGGTAACGAGGCCACCGATGTCCGCCTCGCCGCCATGGCTGTTGTTGCTGGATCCCGGCGCGGGCTGGAGAAGCTCGCCATCCGTGGGAGCCACCCGACGCGTGGGGTCACAGACCAGGGGCTCCTGGCCGTTGCCCGCGGCAGTCCTAACCTCTGCTCCCTCGCGCTGTGGGACGTGCCGCTTGTGACCGACGCTGGGCTCGCTGAGATCGCCGCCGGGTGCCCCTCGGCTGGAGCGTCTGGATATCACTTCTTGCCCGCTCATCACAGACAAGGGCCTTGCTGCTATTGCTCAGGGGTGCCCCAACTTGGTGTCTCTGACCATGGAGGCCTGCTCCGGCGTTGGCAACGAGGGCCTGAGGGCGATTGGCCGGTGCTGCTTGAAGCTGCAGGCTGTGAGCATCAAGAACTGTGTGCACGTTGGTGACCAGGGCATTTCTAGCCTCGTGTGCTCCGCTTCCGCATCACTGGCCAAGATCCGTCTCCAGGGATTGAACATCACAGATGCTTCGCTTGCCGTGATTGGGTACTATGGGAAGGCCGTCACGGATCTTACACTTGCTCGCCTTGCTGCTGTTGGTGAGAGGGGTTTTTGGGTGATGGCCAATGCCGCCGGCTTGCAGAAGTTGAGGTGCATGAGTGTCACCTCTTGCCTTGGGGTCACTGATCTTGCTATCACTTGTATTGCCAAGTTCTGCCCAGGCTTGAAACAGCTTTGCCTCAGGAAGTGTGGACATGTGTCGGATGCTGGTCTTAAGGCTTTCACAGAATCGGCAAAGGTGATGGAAAACCTGCAGCTTGAAGAGTGCAACAGGGTTACTCTTGTTGGTGTTCTGGCCTGCCTTATCAACTGCAGCCATAAGTTCAGGGCTCTCTCCTTGGTGAAATGCACAGGTGTCAAGGATGTCTGTTCTGCTCCTGCACAACTTCCTGTCTGCAAATCACTTCGTTTCTTGACAATCAAGGATTGCCCAGGTTTCACTGATGCAAGCTTGGCCGTAGTCGGTATGATCTGCCCTCAGCTGGAGCAAGTCGACCTGAGTGGTCTTGGTGAGGTCACTGACAATGGGCTTCTTCCGTTGATAAACTCTTCCGAGGGTAGCCTGGTCAAGGTTGACTTGAGTGGTTGCAAGAACATCACAGATGTTGCTGTTTCTTCCCTGGTGAAGGCACATGGAAAATCTGTTAAGCAAATTAGTCTCGAGGGTTGCAGCAAGATAACAGATGCAAGCCTCTTCTGTATTTCTGAGAACTGCACTGAGCTTGCAGGGCTTGATCTTTCTAACTGCATGGTCAGCGACTCCGGTGTTGCAAGCCTGGCGTCCGCAAAGCACTTCAAGCTCCGTGCCCTCTCGCTGTTTGGCTGCTCTAAGGTCACACAGGTGAGCGTGCAGTTCTTGGGCAGCATGGGTAAGTTGGAGGGCCTCAATCTTCAGTACTGCAACATGATTGGCAACCACAACATTGCATCGCTGGAGAAGCAGCTCTGGTGGTGCGACATTCTCGCCTAGGCAGACAAGATGGTTCATTGCTGGTGGGGCTCGTCTACTGGGTCAGCCGCCTGCATATGCAGATATACGTCTCTAGCAGCGCAACCGTCAAACCCATATTAGTCAGTTTTTCGGCTCATCATGAGCTGGGATGGGCTTCTGAACTTTGTTCAGGGACCGGTCATTTTTTGGAGGGCGCCTTTGGCCAAGTGCTCGTTTTTTCACAGATCACTCCTCAGGATGTGATCTGTTTTTTGAGCATCTGGCTGCCATCACTGGCATCCTGCCCCTTCCATCCAGGCACCGGTCCTTGCCGTTATAGCCACACCATACTGGTTTTTTAGGTTGCTCTAGTGTCCAGTGTCATTTTTTCACTGCTTCATGGTTAAGAAGTTGCAGGCGCCAGCTCCAGTGGCTGGTCTCTAGGGTTGCTGATCCTGGAACGTCTGTTGACATGTCTGGTTGATATTGATATTGTTATTGAGTTTGGGTCTGTCAGTATGTTGAGGTGCTGTGTGTTGTTCTCTAGTGTGTGTGTGGTGTCATGTAGGGTTGCTTTTTTCTTGCGGTTCCTCTTAGGAATGTCTGGTCTTCGGGATCTGGCCGTCGCGAGGCGCATACTAGAGCCTCGCGACTACAACCCTGTATGGTTGTTTTTCTTGACAGGTCCCTGATTTTACCGGCATGATGTTGAGGACTGTAATCTTTGCAACCTTATAAGAATAAATGAAGTATGTGTTTGTTTTGCAAGTTCTATGCTTGTACATCCATTGATTTTTTCTTCAATATGTTTATCAAGGATGTCAAGTGTGTTGTCTAGTAACAAGATGCATTCTTGAAAGTTGGCTGCTCGATGTGCCAAAATTTGAAATTTGAGGGGCATATTTTGATATCCAAGAACGGCATCCATATTTGGATTTGCGATTATATTTCTTCCCATGTTGTCTTGTACAATTCCAGTCCGTACTTCTCTTGGCCATCGCTTTAACACATGATATGCCGTTGTGACTTGATATTCATCAAATCAAGAACTTTAAGAGCATGGCCACATAATATCCCAATTCTATCAAACATCCAGCAACTGCACTCAATTGTTTGCTTGCTCACGTTTTTCCTCCTAAGGTCAGACTTCTGTTCAAAATCGGCAATGTCTTTGTACTCAAACATGCACGCACTAAAATCTGACAGAATACGTGTTTCTTCATTCTCCTATATTTTCTTCTCTTcattcttctctcttttcttctcttttttcttttcttcattTTCCTCTTCACCCTTCTATTCATGTAAATGTTTGACAACATTTTGCATAATGTGAAAGGTGCGTAATCCATGTCATGCTTCTGCAAACACTTCCCCAATGACCTTTCCCATTGCAACATCTTGATCTATATAGAATGGTTTAGGCCCCTTTCCTTTGTGAGATATTAGAAAGGCCTAAAACGACCACTTGAAGGACGCACATGTTTCATCATACATGAGAGCATCATCAAAAACTACAGTTTCTCTAAAATGATTGAAACGGACATAGACACTTgttggaaatatgtcctagagtcaataataaaatggttattattgtatttgcttgttcatgataattatctattgttcatgctataattgtattaaccgaaagtcgtaatacatgtgtgaatacatagaccataacatgtccctagtaagcctctagttgactagctcgttgatcaatagatggtcatggtttcctgtcattgataacaggatcacatcattaggagaatgatgtgatggacaagacccaatcctaagcatagcgcgagatcgtgtagttcgtctgctaaagcttttctaatgtcaagtatcttttccttagaccatgagattgtgcaattcccggatactgtaggaatactttgggtatgtcaaacgtcacaacgtaactgagtgactatagaggtgcactacgggtatctccggaagtgtctgttgggttgacacgaatcgagactgagatttgtcactccgtatgacggagaggtatctctgggcccactcggtaagacatcatcgtaatgagctcaatgtgactaagggttagtcacgggatgatgtgttacggaacgagtaaagtgacttgccggtaaccagattgaacgaggtattgggataccgatgatcgaatctcgggcaagtaacgtaccgattgacaaagggaattgtatacgggattgcttgaatcctcgacatcgtggttcatccgatgagatcatcgtggaacatgtgggagccaacatgagtatccagatcccactgttggttattggccgaagagttgtctcggtcatatttgtatggttcccgaacccgtagggtctacacacttaaggttcgatgacgctagggttattagaaagacttgtatgtgattaccgaatgttgttcggagtcccggatgagatcctgaacgtcacgaggagttccggaatggtccggaggtgaagatttatatgtggGAAGTTGTCATACAGTCATCGGAAAGGTTCGgaggcatatcggtattgtaccggggccaccggaggggttctgggggtccaccgggaggggtcacctctctcggagggccttatgggctgtaaggggaagggaaccagccccaagtgggctggggcgccaaccccccaagggcccatgcgcctagggttgggggaaccctaaagggggcgccccccttggcttggggggcaagccccccccccttggccgccgcccccctccctctagatctcatctagag containing:
- the LOC125512239 gene encoding LOW QUALITY PROTEIN: EIN3-binding F-box protein 1-like (The sequence of the model RefSeq protein was modified relative to this genomic sequence to represent the inferred CDS: deleted 1 base in 1 codon), whose product is MPAFHAYGDGGCLVSAPAELSGMFCRGGGAVVQQRKRSLVAASAVAAAAAECMRASKKQRQPPQPSLDLLPDECLFEVLRRLPGGRERADSACVSRRWLALLASIRVSELGHAAAAAPSLPDLNEEFVMEEDTDDSSADPSVERVLEGNEATDVRLAAMAVVAGSRRGLEKLAIRGSHPTRGVTDQGLLAVARGSPNLCSLALWDVPLVTDAGLAEIAAGCPSLERLDITSCPLITDKGLAAIAQGCPNLVSLTMEACSGVGNEGLRAIGRCCLKLQAVSIKNCVHVGDQGISSLVCSASASLAKIRLQGLNITDASLAVIGYYGKAVTDLTLARLAAVGERGFWVMANAAGLQKLRCMSVTSCLGVTDLAITCIAKFCPGLKQLCLRKCGHVSDAGLKAFTESAKVMENLQLEECNRVTLVGVLACLINCSHKFRALSLVKCTGVKDVCSAPAQLPVCKSLRFLTIKDCPGFTDASLAVVGMICPQLEQVDLSGLGEVTDNGLLPLINSSEGSLVKVDLSGCKNITDVAVSSLVKAHGKSVKQISLEGCSKITDASLFCISENCTELAGLDLSNCMVSDSGVASLASAKHFKLRALSLFGCSKVTQVSVQFLGSMGKLEGLNLQYCNMIGNHNIASLEKQLWWCDILA